Genomic DNA from Nitrospirota bacterium:
AGGAGGTTTTCCGGCTTCGGAGGCCTGTTTCACGTAAAGTTGTTTTTCTTTTTCCAAAATTTCCGCCGGCACGTCTTCTTTGGCCACATACTGGGGTTCGGGCGAGCTTCCGGCAACTTGCATGGCAAGGTCCCTGACCAGCTCAAGAAACTCTTCATTTCGCGCGACAAAATCGGTCTCGCAATTCACTTCAACCAGCACGCCGATTTTACCGCCGGAATGGATGTAGGAGCCGATAATCCCTTCGCTGGTTTTACGATCTGATTTTTTAGCGGCCTGGAGAGATCCCTTCTCACGAAGGTATTCAATTGCCTTGGCGAGATCTCCATCTGTTTTTGCAAGGGCTGTTTTGCAATCCATAATTCCAACCCCGGTCTTTTCTCTTAGCTCTTTAACGATGTTGGCATCTATGACGGCCATGAAATATTTCCTTTTCGCAATTGCAAGACTGATGAAAATGCCCAACTGTTGCGTTCTCGAATCTCGACTTTC
This window encodes:
- the tsf gene encoding translation elongation factor Ts → MAVIDANIVKELREKTGVGIMDCKTALAKTDGDLAKAIEYLREKGSLQAAKKSDRKTSEGIIGSYIHSGGKIGVLVEVNCETDFVARNEEFLELVRDLAMQVAGSSPEPQYVAKEDVPAEILEKEKQLYVKQASEAGKPPAVLEKIATGKLDKFLSDICLLEQSFVKNPDLKIKDLLNQKIAKIGENIQIKRFVKYRVGA